The Maniola hyperantus chromosome 2, iAphHyp1.2, whole genome shotgun sequence genome includes a region encoding these proteins:
- the LOC117992222 gene encoding semaphorin-1A-like, which translates to MAVARAVLVLLASTAQAWMPDSNARIHVKYGDETPEQFVGNTTGPNHFRILDKDDFSILVGGRSMVYNLSLYDLSENVEQRLEWQSTDAHRELCQLKGKSADDCQNYLRVATRAHGRLLVCGTNAFKPMCRRYARHPPNHHLEEFDGTGRCPYNPQHNSTAIFTDGQLYTATAADFSGSEPLIYREPVRTEHSDLRLLNDPSFVGAVSSTSHVYFFYRETAVEYMNCGKAVYSRVARVCLNDKGGPHPFNDRWTSFLKARLNCSIPGEYPFYFDEIQATTEIINGIYGSGSSRNDIVYAVFTTPQNAIGGSAVCAFAMRDILDAFEGPFKGQKSMNSNWLPLPKEKVPHPQPGACVEDSRTLSDSAINFIKTHPLMNRGVPSFLARPILIKVSLQYRFSAIAIHPQVQSMNGNKYDVMYVGTDDGRVIKAVNVASNEGVFDSSMDEYSRNPVRTAVISEVQVLPPGVPIKQMHVALTTEKLIVASGDMIKAVTLSHCTNSQSCRECVALQDPHCAWDSKQQQCSWVGNRQFPNPERFLQNIESGKTDICNKLPALLASERHNSRSPATKKPTLSETNQLLPNNDIQNEILIEVVETNVLSEDKGSSNNKHETDLLTVEAADGNIYSAQALLTAVVASCLVTLMVGFVIGYLFSRRFRHPFFTDTSPFNEQHNHLNRLSPLETPLNVNSGYNMPPRSKNVNMVANVCPLAKQDNLHLELGKERTLDLRNSTESLDKDLKCGTLQKVKKTYI; encoded by the exons ATGGCCGTCGCCCGCGCGGTCTTGGTGTTGCTAGCATCCACCGCACAAGCGTGGATGCCTGATTCCAATGCTCGAATCCATGTTAAATATG GCGATGAAACTCCGGAGCAGTTTGTGGGCAATACGACGGGACCAAACCACTTCCGTATTCTAGACAAAGATGACTTCTCAATTTTAGTCGGTGGCAG gaGCATGGTCTACAATCTTAGTCTGTACGATTTATCAGAAAATGTAGAGCAG cgGTTAGAATGGCAGTCTACAGATGCCCACAGAGAACTTTGCCAGCTAAAAGGGAAGTCGGCAGACGATTGCCAGAACTACTTGCGAGTAGCAACAAGAGCTCATGGGCGCCTGCTCGTGTGTGGCACCAACGCCTTCAAGCCAATGTGCCGTAGATATGCACGACACCCACCGAACCACCACCTCGAAGAATTCGATGGCACTGGCAGATGCCCGTACAACCCTCAACATAACTCCACCGCAATTTTCACTG ACGGACAACTTTATACTGCAACAGCGGCAGATTTCTCTGGCTCGGAACCTTTGATATATAGGGAACCAGTACGAACTGAACATTCCGATTTACGATTGCTGAACGATCCCTCATTCGTTGGAGCTGTGTCATCTACGAGCCACGTATACTTTTTTTACCGAGAAACTGCAGTGGAGTACATGAACTGTGGAAAG GCTGTATATTCGCGAGTTGCGAGAGTTTGTTTGAACGATAAAGGCGGCCCGCACCCTTTCAACGATCGATGGACCTCATTTCTCAAAGCCCGATTGAACTGCTCGATACCCGGAGAGTATCCGTTCTATTTTGATGAAATCC AGGCAACTACCGAAATTATCAATGGCATTTATGGGAGTGGTAGCAGCCGAAACGATATAGTTTACGCAGTGTTTACAACACCACAAAACGCAATCGGAGGATCAGCAGTATGCGCTTTTGCTATGCGGGATATTTTGGACGCTTTCGAAGGACCATTTAAGGGCCAAAAGAGTATGAATTCGAATTGGTTGCCATTGCCAAAGGAAAAAGTGCCCCATCCACAACCCGGGGCTTGTGTAGAAGACAGTAGGACGTTATCAGACTCTGCAATAAACTTCATCAAAACGCATCCACTAATGAATAGAGGCGTCCCTTCATTTTTGGCACGACCAATCCTTATAAAAGTTAGTTTGCAATACAGATTTTCAGCTATCGCTATCCATCCGCAAGTTCAGTCGATGAACGGTAACAAATATGATGTGATGTACGTCGGCACTGATGATGGTAGAGTCATAAAAGCAGTCAATGTAGCGTCTAATGAAGGAGTGTTCGATTCTAGCATGGACGAATATAGTAGGAATCCCGTAAGAACAGCCGTGATTTCTGAAGTGCAAGTACTGCCACCGGGTGTTCCGATAAAACAAATGCATGTTGCTCTCACTACCGAGAAACTGATCGTCGCGTCCGGGGACATGATAAAAGCTGTTACGTTATCACACTGCACCAACAGTCAATCATGCAG AGAATGCGTCGCATTACAAGATCCCCATTGTGCGTGGGATTCTAAACAACAACAATGTTCTTGGGTTGGGAACAGACAATTCCCAAACCCGGaacgatttttacaaaatatcgaGAGCGGAAAGACTGACATATGCAACAAACTACCCGCACTCCTGGCGAGCGAGAGGCACAACAGCAGAAGTCCAGCAACGAAGAAGCCGACACTATCTGAAACAAACCAACTGCTGCCAAATAACGATATCCAAAATGAAATCCTTATAGAAGTAGTGGAAACAAACGTTTTGTCTGAGGATAAAGGTTCCAGTAATAATAAGCATGAAACAG ATTTGTTGACGGTGGAAGCAGCAGACGGCAACATCTACAGTGCACAAGCTTTGCTAACAGCAGTCGTAGCATCGTGTCTAGTGACTCTCATGGTGGGCTTTGTTATTGGATACCTGTTCTCTCGGCGATTTCGTCATCCTTTTTTTACGGATACTTCGCCGTTCAATGAACAACACAACCATTTAAACAG GCTCAGCCCATTAGAGACTCCTTTAAATGTGAACTCGGGGTACAACATGCCCCCGAGGTCGAAGAACGTCAACATGGTGGCTAACGTATGCCCGCTCGCCAAACAAGACAACCTGCACCTCGAATTGGGCAAAGAGCGCACTCTTGACCTACGTAACTCCACAGAATCCCTCGACAAAGACTTAAAATGTGGAACCTTACAGAAGGTTAAAAAGACTTACATTTGA
- the LOC117992231 gene encoding methyltransferase-like 26 isoform X2: MAKTNDIGCTISHENEGYTDEKLISPAASRNKDPILQVLKRFIISDTDQIEDESPLFLEISSGTGQHVAHFAPHFPGVRFQPSEVDKSLFKSISYYASSCPTMNILQPICIDIQNKLSHYGFEEGSVDYMFNANMIHISPFPCTIGLFENAGIYLKPEALMITYGPYSKDGVISPQSNISFHASLKARNPLWGIRDINDLIKLGDENNLSLIDTVEMPANNMTLIWKKD, translated from the exons ATGGCGAAGACTAATGATATTGGTTGTACTATAAGTCATGAAAATGAGGG ATATACAGATGAAAAGTTGATTAGCCCTGCTGCATCAAGGAATAAAGATCCAATATTACAAGTTTTAAAAAGATTCATAATCAGCGATACAGACCAAATTGAAGATGAAAGCCCTTTGTTTTTGGAAATATCCTCTGGAACAGGTCAACATGTGGCACATTTTGCACCCCATTTTCCTGGAGTAAGATTTCAACCATCAGAGGTTGACAAAAGTTTATTCAAGAGTATATCTTATTATGCTTCAAGCTGTCCTACGATGAATATCCTCCAACCAATTTGCATAGACATTCAAAACAAATTATCACATTATGGATTTGAAGAAGGCTCTGTTGACTATATGTTTAATGCAAATATGATCCATATTAGCCCTTTCCCATGTACAATTGGTTTATTTGAAAATGCAGGAATTTATTTGAAGCCTGAGGCACTTATGATTACTTATGGCCCGTACAGTAAGGATGGTGTGATATCACCACAGAGCAATATTTCATTCCATGCTTCATTAAAAGCAAGAAATCCTTTATGGGGTATTCGAGATATCaatgatttaataaaattaggtGATGAAAACAATTTATCTTTAATAGACACAGTAGAAATGCCAGCTAACAACATGACTTTGATATGGAAAAAAGACTAA
- the LOC117989773 gene encoding putative nuclease HARBI1 → MSYRDIEFIMELFLDDNVSTTNRLIVATANVISENLENISYVNDVLMKEHRPALDSVSSRRSFCLPVLREEDFYEETVKNFSEEDYYDRFKMSKTTVEALINFLKEYVKPGSSIVPLNKKVHVFLWLLTNDVSFKEIGELFGLHKSSVSYIFHEIATLVAEQRNQFINWPSLEEQHVTRIKVNSKYGFPNCIGFIDACQLKVGSRRKRRAKPEIILLQAVCDETLMFIDIHVGEIGTTRKGKVFRESFLSQELKNLVNFDNHMLGDADYKLRMNLITPFTRDEAVTSEEMRFNAVHWKAHSYIRQAFDILRDRFRKLNLIDINKPEAVNTLICAACVLHNFVLIQEGSPVKEEVVLIDEGITIDTDVVDTAAEKRQFLSNFINYFHNSKTFQQ, encoded by the exons ATGTCTTATAGAGATATAGAGTTTATAATGGAGTTATTTTTAGATGACAATGTTTCGACAACGAACAGGCTAATAGTAGCTACGGCTAATGTAATCAGTGAAAATTTAGAAAACATTTCGTATGTGAACGATGTTCTCATGAAGGAACACCGTCCAGCTCTGGACTCGGTTTCGAGCAGGCGCTCATTCTGTTTGCCAGTTTTGAGAGAAGAGGATTTCTATGAGGAGACAGTGAAAAATTTCTCTGAAGAAGATTATTATGACAGGTTCAAAATGAGTAAAACTACCGTTGAG gCACTAATCAACTTTCTGAAAGAATATGTGAAACCTGGCTCTTCGATTGTACCACTAAATAAGAAGGTGCATGTATTTCTGTGGCTGCTAACAAATGATGTATCATTTAAAGAAATTGGAGAATTATTTGGTTTACACAAGTCCTCAGTTAGCTACATCTTCCATGAGATAGCAACTTTGGTAGCAGAACAAAGAAATCAGTTCATAAATTGGCCATCTTTGGAAGAGCAACATGTGACTAGGATAAAGGTTAATAGTAAATATGGGTTCCCTAATTGTATAGGTTTTATTGATGCTTGCCAGCTAAAAGTTGGTTCGAGGAGAAAAAGAAGAGCAAAACCTGAAATAATTCTCCTTCAAGCTGTTTGTGATGAAACACTTATGTTCATTGACATACATGTGGGAGAAATAGGTACGACACGAAAAGGCAAAGTCTTCAGGGAAAGTTTTCTATCACAGGAGCTCAAGAACTTAGTCAACTTTGATAATCACATGTTAGGAGATGCAGACTATAAATTACGAATGAATTTAATCACACCATTTACTCGTGATGAAGCAGTAACAAGTGAAGAAATGAGATTTAATGCAGTGCATTGGAAAGCACATAGTTATATCAGACAAGCATTTGATATTTTAAGAGATAGATTTAGGAAGTTGAACCTTATAGACATAAATAAACCTGAAGCTGTGAATACATTGATATGTGCAGCATGTGTTTTACACAATTTCGTTCTAATTCAAGAAGGCAGCCCAGTCAAGGAAGAGGTAGTTTTGATTGATGAGGGTATTACCATTGATACTGATGTAGTTGATACAGCAGCAGAAAAACGTCagtttttatctaattttatcaattattttcataattctaaaacatttcaacagtga
- the LOC117992231 gene encoding methyltransferase-like 26 isoform X1, with protein MVHKQPISKQLLKFLRVLINRSMAKTNDIGCTISHENEGYTDEKLISPAASRNKDPILQVLKRFIISDTDQIEDESPLFLEISSGTGQHVAHFAPHFPGVRFQPSEVDKSLFKSISYYASSCPTMNILQPICIDIQNKLSHYGFEEGSVDYMFNANMIHISPFPCTIGLFENAGIYLKPEALMITYGPYSKDGVISPQSNISFHASLKARNPLWGIRDINDLIKLGDENNLSLIDTVEMPANNMTLIWKKD; from the exons ATGGTACATAAACAGCCTATAAGTAAACaactattaaaatttttaaGGGTTTTAATAAATAGATCTATGGCGAAGACTAATGATATTGGTTGTACTATAAGTCATGAAAATGAGGG ATATACAGATGAAAAGTTGATTAGCCCTGCTGCATCAAGGAATAAAGATCCAATATTACAAGTTTTAAAAAGATTCATAATCAGCGATACAGACCAAATTGAAGATGAAAGCCCTTTGTTTTTGGAAATATCCTCTGGAACAGGTCAACATGTGGCACATTTTGCACCCCATTTTCCTGGAGTAAGATTTCAACCATCAGAGGTTGACAAAAGTTTATTCAAGAGTATATCTTATTATGCTTCAAGCTGTCCTACGATGAATATCCTCCAACCAATTTGCATAGACATTCAAAACAAATTATCACATTATGGATTTGAAGAAGGCTCTGTTGACTATATGTTTAATGCAAATATGATCCATATTAGCCCTTTCCCATGTACAATTGGTTTATTTGAAAATGCAGGAATTTATTTGAAGCCTGAGGCACTTATGATTACTTATGGCCCGTACAGTAAGGATGGTGTGATATCACCACAGAGCAATATTTCATTCCATGCTTCATTAAAAGCAAGAAATCCTTTATGGGGTATTCGAGATATCaatgatttaataaaattaggtGATGAAAACAATTTATCTTTAATAGACACAGTAGAAATGCCAGCTAACAACATGACTTTGATATGGAAAAAAGACTAA